One window of the Halococcus agarilyticus genome contains the following:
- a CDS encoding disulfide bond formation protein B produces MKISNSRLPLAAATLVTAVATVWSLYLSLGLGLIPCELCWYQRILMYPLTVILGVAALENRARVYRTALPLSVLGAGIAAYHSWLQISGGSGTCSIGGGCSAVQYRFLGLSVPNLSLIAFVLVSLALVVVVRR; encoded by the coding sequence ATGAAAATCAGTAATAGCCGCCTCCCACTTGCGGCCGCCACGCTCGTCACGGCGGTCGCCACCGTCTGGAGCCTCTATCTCAGCCTCGGCCTCGGGCTGATTCCCTGCGAACTCTGCTGGTACCAGCGCATCCTGATGTATCCTCTGACGGTGATCCTCGGCGTGGCCGCGCTCGAAAACCGCGCCCGCGTCTACCGCACCGCGCTGCCGCTATCGGTTCTCGGAGCCGGTATCGCCGCGTATCACTCGTGGCTCCAGATCAGCGGCGGGTCCGGAACGTGCTCGATCGGCGGTGGCTGTTCGGCTGTGCAGTACCGATTTCTCGGTCTCTCCGTGCCGAACCTCTCGCTGATCGCGTTCGTGCTCGTCTCGCTCGCGCTGGTCGTCGTCGTTCGTCGGTAG
- a CDS encoding PD-(D/E)XK nuclease family protein, producing the protein MANEAEELDGSLSEFQRDFEQLPDVEKPPQTFLQLLGQESKETDWNTILSYFLDPSEPHGFGTDFLEAFLSLLEENSELEFDFDRFDFGELEVKSEWVMRDLGVRPDITIYSERRWFVIIEMKVGASEHNDQTVEYVRSKKIGNIDKNEFSRTTEEIEEYEDREEDNHSYIYLAPESAASAKSSDFCQHILAQNS; encoded by the coding sequence ATGGCGAACGAAGCCGAGGAGTTGGATGGTTCACTCTCGGAATTCCAGCGAGACTTCGAACAGTTGCCCGATGTCGAGAAGCCGCCACAGACGTTCCTTCAACTCCTCGGACAGGAGTCCAAAGAGACGGACTGGAACACGATTCTGTCGTACTTCCTTGACCCATCGGAACCACACGGTTTTGGTACAGACTTCCTCGAAGCGTTCTTGTCGCTGTTGGAAGAGAATTCGGAACTGGAATTCGATTTCGACCGGTTCGACTTCGGAGAACTCGAAGTCAAATCCGAGTGGGTGATGCGTGACTTAGGAGTTAGGCCGGACATTACGATTTACTCCGAACGTCGCTGGTTCGTCATCATCGAGATGAAGGTCGGCGCGTCGGAGCACAACGATCAGACTGTTGAGTACGTCCGTTCGAAGAAGATAGGGAACATTGACAAAAACGAATTTAGCAGAACGACTGAAGAAATCGAAGAGTACGAGGACAGAGAGGAAGACAATCACAGCTATATCTACCTTGCGCCCGAATCAGCGGCAAGTGCCAAATCATCTGATTTTTGCCAACATATCCTGGCGCAAAATAGTTGA
- a CDS encoding endonuclease III domain-containing protein, whose amino-acid sequence MSDDAEPTRNISGGPDGGGLETAFEERAADTRAEAVVDRLGELYWQKTYGGQDAFECLVRTILSQNTSDKASQPAHDALMDRYGGRDGDLAAALADADQPTLAETIESAGLYNQKSKTMITIAERVVDEYGSAAEFDEFVTETEPETVRDALLDFSGVGPKTADCVLLFSGGRAGVFPVDTHVHRIYRRLGIAPPDADHEEVRAVVEDQVPAEKCGFGHTASIQFGREYCSARKPACLDDPDACPMADLCDQIGVYPDTGEVVDPADASVE is encoded by the coding sequence ATGAGCGACGACGCCGAGCCGACACGGAACATCAGCGGCGGTCCCGACGGTGGCGGGCTCGAAACGGCGTTCGAGGAGCGCGCAGCCGACACGCGCGCCGAGGCCGTGGTGGACCGGCTCGGGGAGCTGTACTGGCAGAAGACCTACGGCGGCCAAGACGCCTTCGAGTGTCTCGTGCGCACGATCCTGAGCCAGAACACCTCGGACAAGGCGAGCCAGCCCGCCCACGACGCGCTGATGGATCGGTACGGCGGGAGGGACGGCGATCTCGCCGCTGCGCTCGCCGACGCCGATCAACCCACGCTCGCCGAGACCATCGAGTCGGCGGGCCTCTACAATCAGAAATCGAAGACGATGATCACCATCGCCGAGCGCGTGGTCGACGAGTACGGGAGCGCAGCCGAGTTCGACGAGTTCGTGACCGAGACGGAGCCAGAAACGGTACGCGACGCACTGCTCGATTTCTCGGGTGTGGGTCCCAAGACCGCCGACTGCGTGCTCCTGTTTTCGGGCGGGCGCGCGGGCGTCTTCCCGGTCGACACCCACGTCCACCGCATCTACCGCCGGCTCGGGATCGCGCCGCCCGACGCCGACCACGAGGAGGTCAGGGCGGTCGTCGAAGACCAGGTGCCGGCGGAGAAGTGCGGGTTCGGTCACACCGCCTCGATCCAGTTCGGGCGGGAGTACTGCTCCGCGCGCAAGCCAGCCTGTCTCGACGACCCCGACGCCTGTCCGATGGCGGATCTCTGCGACCAGATCGGCGTCTATCCCGACACGGGCGAGGTGGTCGATCCCGCCGACGCGTCGGTCGAATAG
- a CDS encoding DUF371 domain-containing protein: protein MEAVVDAHGHEHVTAQHASTLELTSDDYLTSAGDCILGIEADRTPADFDPEFVAACRDVDATITATFEAGDHTEMVRGRGHPEFEFTNDRSLVCRTSEYVDDRTVMVGADAAAADLDREFAAALAEGADLRATFRVE from the coding sequence ATGGAAGCGGTCGTCGACGCACACGGTCACGAGCACGTCACCGCCCAGCATGCGAGCACGCTCGAACTCACGAGCGACGACTACCTCACGTCCGCCGGCGACTGCATCCTCGGGATCGAGGCCGACCGCACGCCCGCCGACTTCGATCCCGAGTTCGTCGCGGCCTGTCGCGACGTCGACGCGACGATCACCGCGACGTTCGAGGCGGGCGATCACACCGAGATGGTCCGCGGGCGCGGTCATCCAGAGTTCGAATTCACGAACGACCGGAGCCTGGTCTGTCGGACGAGCGAGTACGTCGACGACCGCACGGTGATGGTGGGTGCGGACGCAGCGGCCGCCGACCTCGATCGGGAGTTCGCGGCGGCGCTCGCCGAGGGTGCGGACCTCCGGGCTACCTTCCGGGTCGAATAG